From a single Streptomyces sp. 1331.2 genomic region:
- a CDS encoding cold-shock protein, translating into MAQGTVKWFNAEKGYGFIAVDGGADVFVHYSAIQMDGYRTLEEGQRVEFEISQGQKGPQADMVRAAG; encoded by the coding sequence ATGGCTCAGGGCACCGTCAAGTGGTTCAACGCGGAGAAGGGCTACGGCTTCATCGCGGTCGACGGTGGTGCGGACGTCTTCGTCCACTACAGCGCGATCCAGATGGACGGCTACCGCACCCTCGAGGAGGGCCAGCGGGTCGAGTTCGAGATCTCCCAGGGACAGAAGGGCCCGCAGGCGGACATGGTCCGCGCCGCGGGCTGA
- a CDS encoding HD domain-containing protein codes for MPETTPETMPDTPPTTTDDLLAAWTALLHRCGATTDPGPYGRELLRRWSEPQRRYHTPEHLRAVLRHVDDLAGHAADPDTVRLAAWFHDAVYRPDRSENEERSAALAVRALTAAGLPAARTAEVERLVLLTVAHDPAPGDRDGEVLCDADLAVLGGTPGAYAAYAAAVREEYGFVPEPDFRAGRAAVLRRLLALPALYRTPAARERFTAAARTNLTTELESL; via the coding sequence ATGCCCGAGACGACGCCCGAGACCATGCCCGACACACCGCCCACCACGACCGACGACCTGCTCGCCGCCTGGACCGCCCTGCTGCACCGCTGCGGCGCCACCACCGACCCCGGGCCGTACGGCCGCGAGCTGCTGCGCCGCTGGTCCGAGCCGCAGCGCCGCTACCACACCCCCGAGCACCTGCGCGCGGTCCTGCGCCACGTCGACGACCTCGCCGGGCACGCCGCCGACCCGGACACCGTCCGCCTCGCCGCCTGGTTCCACGACGCCGTCTACCGCCCCGACCGCAGCGAGAACGAAGAACGCAGCGCCGCCCTGGCCGTCCGCGCCCTGACCGCCGCCGGCCTGCCCGCCGCCCGCACCGCCGAGGTCGAGCGGCTGGTGCTGCTCACCGTCGCCCACGACCCGGCGCCGGGCGACCGCGACGGCGAGGTGCTCTGCGACGCGGACCTCGCCGTCCTCGGCGGCACCCCCGGGGCGTACGCGGCGTACGCGGCCGCCGTCCGGGAGGAGTACGGCTTCGTCCCGGAGCCGGACTTCCGCGCGGGCCGGGCCGCCGTGCTGCGCCGGCTCCTGGCGCTCCCGGCGCTCTACCGCACCCCCGCCGCCCGCGAGCGCTTCACCGCCGCCGCCCGCACCAACCTGACGACCGAACTCGAAAGTCTCTAG
- the groL gene encoding chaperonin GroEL (60 kDa chaperone family; promotes refolding of misfolded polypeptides especially under stressful conditions; forms two stacked rings of heptamers to form a barrel-shaped 14mer; ends can be capped by GroES; misfolded proteins enter the barrel where they are refolded when GroES binds): MAKIIAFDEEARRGLERGMNQLADAVKVTLGPKGRNVVLEKKWGAPTITNDGVSIAKEIELEDPYEKIGAELVKEVAKKTDDVAGDGTTTATVLAQALVREGLRNVAAGANPMALKRGIEKAVAAVSDQLLAQAKDVETKEQIASTASISAADTQIGELIAEAMDKVGKEGVITVEESNTFGLELELTEGMRFDKGYISAYFATDLERMEATFEDPYILIANSKIGSVKDLLPLLEKVMQSGKPLVIIAEDVEGEALSTLVVNKIRGTFKSVAVKAPGFGDRRKAMLGDIAILTGGTVISEEVGLKLENAGIDLLGTARKVVITKDETTIVDGGGDSEQVAGRVNQIRAEIENSDSDYDREKLQERLAKLAGGVAVIKAGAATEVELKERKHRIEDAVRNAKAAVEEGIVAGGGVALLQAGVAFDKLELEGDEATGANIVKVALEAPIKQIATNAGLEGGVVVEKVRNLPAGHGLNAATNEYVDLVAEGIIDPAKVTRSALQNAASIAALFLTTEAVIADKPEKAAAAAGGGMPGGDMDF, encoded by the coding sequence ATGGCCAAGATCATCGCCTTTGATGAGGAAGCTCGCCGCGGCCTTGAGCGTGGCATGAACCAGCTCGCCGACGCAGTGAAGGTCACGCTCGGCCCCAAGGGCCGCAACGTCGTGCTGGAGAAGAAGTGGGGCGCCCCCACGATCACCAACGACGGTGTCTCCATCGCCAAGGAGATCGAGCTCGAAGACCCCTACGAGAAGATCGGCGCGGAGCTCGTCAAGGAGGTCGCCAAGAAGACCGACGACGTCGCGGGTGACGGCACCACCACCGCCACCGTGCTGGCCCAGGCCCTGGTTCGCGAGGGTCTGCGCAACGTCGCCGCCGGCGCCAACCCGATGGCCCTGAAGCGCGGCATCGAGAAGGCCGTCGCCGCCGTCTCCGACCAGCTGCTGGCCCAGGCCAAGGACGTGGAGACCAAGGAGCAGATCGCCTCCACCGCCTCCATCTCGGCCGCCGACACCCAGATCGGCGAGCTGATCGCCGAGGCCATGGACAAGGTCGGCAAGGAAGGCGTCATCACCGTCGAGGAGAGCAACACCTTCGGTCTGGAGCTGGAGCTCACCGAGGGCATGCGCTTCGACAAGGGCTACATCTCGGCCTACTTCGCCACCGACCTGGAGCGGATGGAGGCGACCTTCGAGGACCCGTACATCCTCATCGCCAACTCCAAGATCGGCTCGGTCAAGGACCTGCTCCCGCTGCTGGAGAAGGTCATGCAGAGCGGCAAGCCGCTCGTCATCATCGCCGAGGACGTCGAGGGCGAGGCCCTGTCGACCCTGGTCGTGAACAAGATCCGCGGCACCTTCAAGTCCGTCGCCGTCAAGGCCCCGGGCTTCGGCGACCGCCGCAAGGCCATGCTCGGCGACATCGCCATCCTCACCGGTGGCACCGTGATCTCCGAGGAGGTCGGCCTCAAGCTGGAGAACGCCGGCATCGACCTGCTGGGCACCGCCCGCAAGGTGGTCATCACCAAGGACGAGACCACCATCGTCGACGGTGGCGGCGACAGCGAGCAGGTCGCGGGCCGCGTGAACCAGATCCGCGCCGAGATCGAGAACAGCGACTCGGACTACGACCGCGAGAAGCTCCAGGAGCGCCTCGCCAAGCTGGCCGGCGGCGTGGCCGTCATCAAGGCCGGCGCGGCCACCGAGGTGGAGCTCAAGGAGCGCAAGCACCGCATCGAGGACGCCGTCCGCAACGCCAAGGCCGCCGTCGAGGAGGGCATCGTCGCCGGTGGTGGCGTCGCGCTGCTGCAGGCCGGTGTCGCCTTCGACAAGCTGGAGCTGGAGGGCGACGAGGCCACCGGTGCCAACATCGTCAAGGTCGCGCTGGAGGCCCCGATCAAGCAGATCGCGACCAACGCCGGCCTGGAGGGTGGCGTCGTGGTGGAGAAGGTGCGCAACCTCCCCGCCGGTCACGGCCTGAACGCCGCCACCAACGAGTACGTCGACCTGGTCGCCGAGGGCATCATCGACCCGGCCAAGGTCACCCGCTCCGCGCTGCAGAACGCCGCCTCCATCGCGGCGCTGTTCCTCACCACCGAGGCCGTCATCGCCGACAAGCCGGAGAAGGCCGCCGCGGCCGCCGGCGGCGGCATGCCGGGCGGTGACATGGACTTCTGA
- a CDS encoding MoaD/ThiS family protein, translated as MSATVRIPTILRTYTDGAAEVTAEGATLAEVIADLEKNHAGISARILDDTGKLRRFVNVYVNDDDVRFAEGLATEIKDGAGVSIIPAVAGGC; from the coding sequence ATGAGCGCCACCGTCCGCATCCCCACCATCCTGCGCACCTACACCGACGGCGCCGCCGAGGTCACCGCCGAGGGCGCCACCCTGGCCGAGGTCATCGCCGACCTGGAGAAGAACCACGCGGGCATCTCCGCCCGCATCCTGGACGACACCGGCAAGCTGCGCCGCTTCGTGAACGTCTACGTGAACGACGACGACGTGCGCTTCGCCGAGGGCCTGGCGACCGAGATCAAGGACGGCGCCGGCGTCTCGATCATCCCGGCGGTGGCCGGCGGCTGCTGA
- a CDS encoding copper homeostasis protein CutC encodes MSRPIFEVIALTPQDAQAAESGGADRLELVTDMAADGLTPSVEDFARIRAAVGIPLRVMLRIRDGFAPGDLDELCARAAALRAEGAEEFVLGFLDAGGAVDLAATTVVAEAVAGCRWTFHRAIDHSADRAALRAAVGALPGLDTFLTSGAAAGVDAGREVLSAELARAGEPGYRQRILIGGGLRAEHLKELRADGFDAFHVGGAVRAGGWQTPVDAAKVAEWRALIDA; translated from the coding sequence ATGTCTAGACCAATTTTCGAAGTCATCGCGCTGACGCCCCAGGACGCCCAGGCCGCCGAGTCGGGCGGCGCCGACCGGCTCGAACTGGTCACCGACATGGCCGCCGACGGGCTCACCCCGTCCGTCGAGGACTTCGCCCGGATCCGGGCCGCCGTCGGCATCCCGCTGCGCGTCATGCTCCGGATCCGGGACGGCTTCGCCCCCGGCGACCTGGACGAGCTGTGCGCCCGGGCCGCCGCCCTGCGCGCCGAGGGCGCCGAGGAGTTCGTCCTCGGCTTCCTCGACGCCGGCGGCGCCGTCGACCTGGCCGCCACCACGGTCGTCGCCGAGGCGGTGGCCGGCTGCCGCTGGACCTTCCACCGGGCGATCGACCACAGCGCCGACCGGGCCGCCCTGCGGGCCGCCGTCGGTGCCCTGCCCGGGCTGGACACCTTCCTCACCTCCGGCGCGGCCGCCGGGGTGGACGCCGGCCGCGAGGTGCTGTCGGCCGAGCTCGCCCGCGCCGGGGAGCCCGGCTACCGGCAGCGGATCCTGATCGGCGGCGGCCTGCGGGCCGAGCACCTGAAGGAGCTGCGGGCGGACGGCTTCGACGCCTTCCACGTCGGCGGTGCGGTGCGGGCCGGCGGCTGGCAGACGCCGGTGGACGCGGCCAAGGTCGCCGAGTGGCGGGCGCTGATCGACGCCTGA
- a CDS encoding DNA repair helicase XPB, with protein sequence MNDGPLIVQSDKTLLLEIDHPKAGDCRRAIAPFAELERAPEHVHTYRVTPLGLWNARAAGHDAEQVVDALVTYSRYPVPHALLVDVADTMGRYGRLQLLKHPTHGLVLTTTDRPVLEEVLRSKKIAPLVGARVDPDTVVVHPSERGQIKQVLLKLGWPAEDFAGYVDGEAHPIDLDEDGWQLRPYQAQAVEGFWHGGSGVVVLPCGAGKTLVGAAAMAHAKSTTLILVTNTVSARQWKHELVKRTSLTEDEIGEYSGTRKEIRPVTIATYQVMTTKRKGVYAHLELFDARNWGLVVYDEVHLLPAPVFKFTADLQARRRLGLTATLVREDGREGDVFSLIGPKRFDAPWKEIEAQGYIAPADCCEVRVTLTDSERLAYATAEPEERYRYCATTATKRRVVEALVRKHEKDQTLIIGQYIDQLDELGEVLDAPVIKGETSNAQREKLFDAFRNKEISVLVVSKVANFSIDLPEATVAIQVSGTFGSRQEEAQRLGRVLRPKADGHAAHFYSVVARDTVDQDFAAHRQRFLAEQGYAYRIIDADDVL encoded by the coding sequence GTGAACGACGGACCGCTCATCGTCCAGAGCGACAAAACTCTCCTCCTGGAGATCGACCACCCCAAGGCCGGCGACTGCCGCCGCGCCATCGCGCCGTTCGCCGAGCTGGAGCGGGCGCCCGAGCACGTGCACACGTACCGGGTCACCCCGCTCGGGCTGTGGAACGCGCGGGCGGCCGGGCACGACGCCGAGCAGGTGGTGGACGCCCTGGTGACGTACTCGCGCTACCCGGTGCCGCACGCGCTGCTGGTGGACGTGGCCGACACCATGGGCCGGTACGGCCGGCTCCAGCTGCTCAAGCACCCGACGCACGGGCTGGTGCTCACCACCACCGACCGGCCGGTGCTGGAGGAGGTGCTGCGCTCCAAGAAGATCGCCCCGCTGGTCGGCGCCCGGGTCGACCCGGACACCGTGGTGGTGCACCCCTCCGAGCGCGGGCAGATCAAGCAGGTGCTGCTCAAGCTCGGCTGGCCCGCCGAGGACTTCGCCGGGTACGTGGACGGCGAGGCGCACCCGATCGACCTGGACGAGGACGGCTGGCAGCTGCGCCCGTACCAGGCACAGGCCGTCGAGGGCTTCTGGCACGGCGGCTCGGGCGTCGTGGTGCTGCCCTGCGGCGCCGGCAAGACGCTGGTCGGCGCGGCCGCGATGGCGCACGCCAAGTCGACCACGCTGATCCTGGTCACCAACACCGTCTCGGCCCGCCAGTGGAAGCACGAGCTGGTCAAGCGCACCTCGCTCACCGAGGACGAGATCGGCGAGTACAGCGGCACCAGGAAGGAGATCCGCCCGGTCACCATCGCCACCTACCAGGTGATGACCACCAAGCGGAAGGGCGTCTACGCGCACCTGGAGCTGTTCGACGCCCGCAACTGGGGCCTGGTGGTCTACGACGAGGTGCACCTGCTGCCGGCCCCGGTGTTCAAGTTCACCGCCGACCTGCAGGCCCGCCGCCGGCTCGGCCTGACCGCCACGCTGGTGCGCGAGGACGGCCGCGAGGGCGACGTGTTCAGCCTGATCGGCCCCAAGCGCTTCGACGCGCCGTGGAAGGAGATCGAGGCGCAGGGCTACATCGCGCCCGCCGACTGCTGCGAGGTGCGGGTCACCCTGACCGACTCCGAGCGGCTCGCCTACGCGACCGCCGAGCCGGAGGAGCGCTACCGCTACTGCGCCACCACGGCGACCAAGCGGCGGGTGGTGGAGGCGCTGGTCAGGAAGCACGAGAAGGACCAGACGCTGATCATCGGCCAGTACATCGACCAGCTGGACGAGCTCGGGGAGGTCCTGGACGCCCCGGTGATCAAGGGCGAGACCAGCAACGCCCAGCGCGAGAAGCTCTTCGACGCGTTCCGCAACAAGGAGATCAGCGTCCTGGTGGTCTCCAAGGTCGCGAACTTCTCGATCGACCTGCCCGAGGCCACGGTGGCCATCCAGGTCTCCGGGACCTTCGGCTCCCGCCAGGAGGAGGCCCAGCGCCTCGGCCGCGTGCTGCGCCCCAAGGCGGACGGCCATGCGGCCCACTTCTACTCGGTGGTCGCCCGGGACACCGTGGACCAGGACTTCGCCGCCCACCGGCAGCGCTTCCTGGCCGAGCAGGGCTACGCGTACCGCATCATCGACGCCGACGACGTGCTCTAG
- a CDS encoding HelD family protein, whose amino-acid sequence MPATPTTDPLQREREHLAASRAALRAMREDVESLDLRDVTGTWVSAVVLQNQIEARIAALADLSHTPLFFGRLDYLHAVSEAGPSSPKAGKEGLSEGGGGENFYIGRRHVHDAAGDPMVIDWRAPVSQPFYRASRTEPMDVERRRRFGYTGGELTAYEDEHLTDPAETDTASALLAAEIEKPRVGPMRDIVATIQPEQDEIVRSDVTGTICVQGAPGTGKTAVGLHRVAYLLYAHRDRLARTGTLVIGPNNAFLSYIEQVLPALGELDVAQATVQQLVGHVEVRGEDDPEAARLKGDARMAEVLRRAVQAGITLPTEPCVVIRGSRRWRVPVYELVEIIEELRGREIRYGAARDALPQRIAHAVLLKMEQGGEAPDDRVQDAVARNSAVKAVVKECWPAVDPAKLVLRLLSDPGFLAECAEGVLTPEEQAAVLWPKPGRSVKTARWTPADAVLVDEATDLVQRTPSLGHVVLDEAQDLSPMQYRAVGRRCTTGSATVLGDLAQGTTPWATASWPDALHHLGKPDAHIEELTKGFRVPEEVIAYASRLLPAIAPGLAPAGSVREAPGSLTIRHIADGGLPEAVVAACREALAREGSTGLIAADARIPQLAEALAAAGLPHLTPGTETTAEARLTLVPASLAKGLEYDYVVLDEPAAVIAGEPDERTGLRRLYVALTRAVSGLTVLHEAPLPEQLR is encoded by the coding sequence GTGCCCGCCACCCCCACCACCGACCCCCTCCAGCGCGAACGCGAGCACCTGGCCGCGTCCCGGGCCGCGCTGCGAGCGATGCGCGAGGACGTCGAGTCGCTCGACCTGCGCGACGTGACCGGCACCTGGGTGTCCGCCGTCGTCCTGCAGAACCAGATCGAGGCCAGGATCGCCGCCCTGGCCGACCTCTCCCACACCCCGCTCTTCTTCGGCCGCCTCGACTACCTGCACGCGGTCAGCGAGGCGGGCCCCTCCAGCCCGAAGGCGGGCAAGGAGGGCCTGTCCGAGGGCGGAGGGGGAGAGAACTTCTACATCGGCCGCCGCCACGTCCACGACGCCGCCGGCGACCCGATGGTGATCGACTGGCGCGCGCCGGTCTCCCAGCCGTTCTACCGGGCCAGCCGCACCGAGCCGATGGACGTCGAGCGCCGCCGCCGCTTCGGCTACACCGGCGGCGAACTCACCGCCTACGAGGACGAGCACCTCACCGACCCGGCCGAGACGGACACCGCCTCCGCCCTGCTCGCCGCCGAGATCGAGAAGCCCCGCGTCGGCCCGATGCGCGACATCGTGGCCACCATCCAGCCCGAGCAGGACGAGATCGTCCGCTCCGACGTGACGGGCACCATCTGCGTCCAGGGGGCCCCGGGCACCGGGAAGACGGCCGTCGGCCTGCACCGCGTCGCGTACCTGCTGTACGCGCACCGCGACCGGCTGGCCCGCACCGGCACCCTGGTGATCGGGCCGAACAACGCCTTCCTCTCGTACATCGAGCAGGTGCTCCCGGCCCTCGGCGAGCTGGACGTCGCCCAGGCCACCGTGCAGCAGCTGGTCGGGCACGTCGAGGTCCGGGGCGAGGACGACCCGGAGGCGGCCCGGCTGAAGGGCGACGCCCGGATGGCCGAGGTGCTGCGCCGGGCCGTGCAGGCCGGCATCACGCTGCCCACCGAGCCCTGCGTGGTGATCCGCGGCTCCCGCCGCTGGCGCGTCCCGGTGTACGAACTGGTGGAGATCATCGAGGAGTTGAGGGGCCGCGAGATCCGCTACGGCGCCGCCAGGGACGCCCTGCCGCAGCGCATCGCGCACGCCGTGCTGCTGAAGATGGAGCAGGGCGGCGAGGCCCCGGACGACCGGGTGCAGGACGCAGTGGCCCGCAACAGCGCGGTCAAGGCGGTGGTCAAGGAGTGCTGGCCGGCCGTGGACCCGGCGAAGCTGGTCCTGCGGCTGCTCTCCGACCCCGGGTTCCTGGCCGAGTGCGCCGAGGGCGTGCTGACGCCCGAGGAGCAGGCAGCGGTGCTCTGGCCCAAGCCCGGCCGCTCGGTGAAGACCGCCCGCTGGACGCCGGCCGACGCCGTCCTGGTGGACGAGGCGACGGACCTGGTGCAGCGCACGCCCTCGCTCGGGCACGTGGTGCTGGACGAGGCGCAGGACCTCTCCCCGATGCAGTACCGGGCGGTCGGCCGCCGCTGCACCACCGGCTCGGCGACGGTCCTCGGCGACCTCGCCCAGGGCACCACCCCGTGGGCGACGGCGAGTTGGCCGGACGCGCTGCACCACCTGGGCAAGCCGGACGCGCACATCGAGGAGCTGACCAAGGGCTTCCGGGTGCCGGAGGAGGTCATCGCGTACGCCTCCCGGCTGCTCCCGGCGATCGCCCCCGGCCTGGCCCCGGCCGGCTCGGTCCGCGAGGCGCCCGGCTCGCTGACGATCCGCCACATCGCCGACGGCGGCCTGCCGGAGGCCGTGGTCGCCGCCTGCCGGGAGGCACTGGCGCGCGAGGGCTCGACCGGCCTGATCGCCGCCGACGCCCGGATCCCGCAGCTCGCCGAGGCGCTGGCCGCGGCCGGCCTGCCGCACCTCACCCCCGGCACCGAGACCACCGCCGAGGCCCGGCTCACCCTCGTCCCGGCCTCGCTGGCCAAGGGCCTGGAGTACGACTACGTGGTGCTGGACGAACCGGCCGCGGTGATCGCCGGCGAGCCGGACGAACGGACCGGCCTGCGGCGGCTGTACGTCGCACTGACCCGCGCCGTCTCCGGCCTGACCGTGCTGCACGAGGCTCCGCTGCCCGAGCAGCTGCGCTGA
- a CDS encoding glucosyl-3-phosphoglycerate synthase produces the protein MPAEPTPELLPQAASWLRRRSWSAADRPVDALLAAKERTGRTVSVVLPALDEEATVGDIVRTVRRELMERLPLVDELVVVDSGSTDATAAVAAEAGARVEHRDAILPRLPAAPGKGEVLWRSLLVTHGDIVCFVDADLREFDPAFVSGIVGPLLTDESIQLVKAMYDRPLETESGAVVPAGGGRVTELVARPLLNLHWPELAGFVQPLGGEYAARRSLLERLPFPTGYGVELGLLVDALELAGLDALAQVDVGVRHHRHQDGQALGRMAATIYRTALERLARTHRLKASADLVHPYLTQFARDPDTRAFTAHTHPVTALERPPMHTLPEYATRH, from the coding sequence GTGCCCGCCGAACCGACTCCCGAGCTCCTCCCGCAGGCGGCGTCCTGGCTGCGCCGCCGCTCCTGGAGCGCGGCCGACCGGCCGGTCGACGCCCTCCTCGCGGCCAAGGAACGCACCGGCCGCACCGTCAGCGTGGTGCTCCCCGCCCTGGACGAGGAGGCCACCGTCGGCGACATCGTCCGCACCGTCCGCCGGGAGCTGATGGAACGCCTCCCGTTGGTCGACGAGCTCGTCGTGGTCGACTCCGGCTCCACCGACGCCACCGCCGCCGTCGCCGCCGAGGCCGGCGCCCGGGTGGAACACCGGGACGCCATCCTGCCCCGGCTGCCCGCCGCCCCCGGCAAGGGCGAGGTGCTCTGGCGCTCGCTGCTGGTCACCCACGGCGACATCGTCTGCTTCGTCGACGCCGACCTGCGCGAGTTCGACCCGGCCTTCGTCTCCGGCATCGTCGGCCCGCTGCTGACCGACGAGTCCATCCAGCTGGTCAAGGCCATGTACGACCGCCCGCTGGAGACCGAGAGCGGCGCCGTCGTCCCGGCCGGCGGCGGCCGCGTCACCGAACTCGTCGCCCGTCCCCTGCTCAACCTCCACTGGCCGGAACTCGCCGGTTTCGTCCAGCCCCTCGGCGGCGAGTACGCGGCCCGCCGCTCACTGCTCGAACGACTGCCCTTCCCCACCGGCTACGGCGTCGAACTCGGCCTGCTGGTCGATGCGTTGGAACTGGCCGGGCTGGACGCCCTGGCCCAGGTGGACGTCGGGGTCCGGCACCACCGCCACCAGGACGGTCAGGCCCTCGGCCGGATGGCCGCCACCATCTACCGCACCGCCCTCGAACGCCTGGCCCGCACCCACCGCCTGAAAGCCTCCGCCGACCTGGTCCACCCCTACCTCACCCAGTTCGCCCGCGACCCGGACACCCGCGCCTTCACCGCCCACACCCACCCGGTGACGGCCCTGGAACGCCCCCCGATGCACACCCTCCCCGAGTACGCGACCCGGCACTGA
- the thrC gene encoding threonine synthase, with amino-acid sequence MAIDLAAPVSVDLGPATALSCRECGTRFPLGPSFACLECFGPLEIAYEFGGEDAEELRKRIEAGPASVWRYAPLLPVPADVASKPNLNPGWTPLVKADNLGRELGFTAQLHIKDDSGNPTHSFKDRVVACAIEAARAFGYTTLSCSSTGNLAGAVGAAAARAGFRSCVFIPHDLEQGKVVMAGVYGGELVGIEGNYDDVNRFCSELIGDAAGEGWGFVNVNLRPYYGEGSKTLAYEICEQLGWRLPEQIVIPIASGSQLTKIDKGLQELIKLGLVEDRPYRIFGAQAEGCSPVSAAFKAGRDVIRPVKPNTIAKSLAIGNPADGPYVLDIARRTGGAVEDVTDAEVVAAIRLLARTEGIFAETAGGVTVGVLKKLVETGQLDPAKETVAINTGDGLKTLDAVSDAGMTAVIRPTLESFRAAGLASA; translated from the coding sequence ATGGCTATCGACCTTGCCGCACCTGTTTCCGTCGACCTGGGCCCGGCCACCGCGCTGTCCTGTCGGGAGTGCGGAACGCGTTTCCCCCTCGGCCCCAGCTTCGCGTGCCTGGAGTGCTTCGGCCCGCTGGAGATCGCCTACGAGTTCGGCGGCGAGGACGCCGAGGAGCTGCGCAAGCGGATCGAGGCCGGTCCGGCGTCCGTCTGGCGTTACGCCCCGCTGCTGCCGGTGCCGGCCGACGTGGCGTCCAAGCCCAACCTGAACCCGGGGTGGACCCCGCTGGTGAAGGCGGACAACCTGGGCCGGGAGCTCGGCTTCACCGCCCAGCTGCACATCAAGGACGACTCCGGGAACCCGACGCACTCCTTCAAGGACCGGGTGGTGGCCTGCGCGATCGAGGCGGCCCGGGCGTTCGGGTACACCACGCTGTCCTGCTCCTCGACCGGCAACCTGGCCGGTGCGGTGGGTGCGGCGGCCGCTCGCGCCGGGTTCCGCTCCTGCGTGTTCATCCCGCACGACCTGGAGCAGGGCAAGGTCGTCATGGCCGGGGTGTACGGCGGCGAGCTGGTCGGCATCGAGGGCAACTACGACGACGTGAACCGCTTCTGCTCGGAGCTGATCGGCGACGCGGCCGGTGAGGGCTGGGGCTTCGTCAACGTCAACCTGCGCCCCTACTACGGCGAGGGCTCCAAGACGCTGGCGTACGAGATCTGCGAGCAGCTCGGCTGGCGGCTGCCGGAGCAGATCGTGATCCCGATCGCCTCGGGCTCGCAGCTGACGAAGATCGACAAGGGGCTGCAGGAGCTGATCAAGCTCGGCCTGGTCGAGGACCGGCCGTACCGGATCTTCGGCGCCCAGGCCGAGGGGTGCTCGCCGGTGTCGGCCGCCTTCAAGGCCGGGCGGGACGTGATCAGGCCGGTCAAGCCGAACACCATCGCCAAGTCGCTGGCGATCGGCAACCCGGCCGACGGGCCGTACGTGCTGGACATCGCGCGGCGGACCGGTGGTGCGGTGGAGGATGTGACGGACGCCGAGGTCGTGGCGGCGATCCGGCTGCTGGCGCGGACCGAGGGCATCTTCGCCGAGACCGCGGGCGGGGTGACCGTCGGCGTGCTGAAGAAGCTGGTCGAGACCGGGCAGCTGGACCCGGCCAAGGAGACCGTCGCGATCAACACCGGCGACGGCCTGAAGACCCTGGACGCCGTCTCCGACGCGGGCATGACCGCCGTCATCCGCCCGACGCTGGAGTCCTTCCGCGCCGCCGGCCTCGCGTCCGCCTGA